Below is a window of Saccharomonospora viridis DSM 43017 DNA.
CCGGTGTCGTTCTCGGCGCCCAGGCAGGCGCAGGCCGCGGGTATCTCCATCGTGCATCAGGAGCTCAACCTGCTCGGTGATCGAACGGTGGCCGAGAACGTGTTCCTCGGCTCGGAGCCCGTGCGCTACGGCAGGGTCGACCGGCGACGCATGGAATCGGACACCGTGGCGTTGCTGGAGGAACTCGGCGTCGTGGGAATCTCCCCACGAACCCTCGTGCGACGTTTGTCGGTCGCCCAGCGACAGGTCGTGGAGATCGCCAAGGCGCTGTCGAGCGACGTCCGGGTGCTGGCGATGGACGAGCCCACCGCCGCGTTGGCCGACAACGAGGTGGAACTGCTGTACAGGCTCGTGCGGCGGTTGTGTGATCACGGTATCGCCGTGCTCTACGTCTCCCACCGCTTGGTGGAGGTGTTCGCGCTCAGTCACCGCATCACCGTGCTCAAGGACGGCATGCTGGTCATCTCCCGACCGAGCGGGGGACTGACCGGCGACGAACTCGTCCGGCACATGGTGGGACGTTCGTTCGAGGCGTTGTTCCCGCCCCGGGCGAAGGATTCGGAGCTCGGTGCGACGCGGTTACGGCTGTCCGGATGCGGTAACGAGAAACTGCGCGACATCGATCTGGAAGTACGCGCGGGCGAGATCGTCGGGCTGGCGGGTTTACAGGGCGCGGGCCGCTCGGCCATCGCCCGCGCTGTGGGCGGCAGCGAACCGTTCACCGTCGGAACGGTCGAAGTGGACGGTGCGCCCGTGCGGTTGAGGTCGCCACGCGCGGCCGTGCGAGCCGGGATCGCGTACGTCACCGAGGACCGCAAGGGGGAGGGGTTGGCCCTGCGCCAGTCGGTGCGGGACAACGCCTTGCTGGTGCGTCGTGCCGCTTTCGGTGGCCGATCCCGGGGTTGGTCGAGAGGGATCTCGAAGCTGCTGGAAGCGATGACCGTGGTCGCGCGTTCACCGGATCAGGAGGTGCGGTTCCTGTCCGGTGGGAACCAGCAGAAGGTCGTGCTCGCCAAGTGGTTGGCGGTGGAGCCCAAGGTGCTCGTCGTCGACGAACCGACCCGGGGCGTCGACGTCGGTGCCAAGCAGGCGGTGTACGAGCTGTTGCGCGGGTTGGCCCGGTCCGGTGTGGCCATCGTGATGATCTCTTCCGAGTTACCCGAACTGATCGGCATGAGTGACCGCGTGTTGGTGCTGCACGACGGTCGGATCGCGGGTGAGCTCCCCGCGGGGCCGACGGAGGAAGCGGTGATGCGACTGGCCACCGGCCATGTGACCCCCAAGGAGGCCGCATGAGTGAGGATTTCGGGTTGCTCATGGCGGCCGACCGGGTTGGGCCCCCGCTGTGGCAGGTTGGGATGCCGCGGCAGGGGAGGGTGTCCCGCACGGACACAGCGGAGGCCACATGAGCGGAGTCGTGGCGAACCCCTCCTCTGACCGTACTTTGTGGACTAACCGACTCGCGAACCCGGTGGTCGGGGTCTACGGGGCTCTGCTTCTCGTCGTGATCGTCGGGAGCGTGCTGGTGTCCCTCCGCGGCGGAGTGTTGCTCGACCAGGGTGGGATCTCGAACATCCTCGTCCGCAGCACGGCTCTCGGGTTGGTCGCCATAGGACAGACGATGGTGATCCTCGCTGGGAAGTTGGACCTGTCGGTGGCTTACCTGGTGGGGCTTTCGTCGTTGATCGCGGCGGAGACGATGGCCGGCGACCCGGCGATGATCGGGCCCGCGGTGGCGTTGACGATCGTGTGTGCGGCCGGGGTGGGTCTGGTCAACGGACTGGTGGTCACGCGTCTCAAGGTGAACGCGTTCATCGCGACGTTGGGCACCGGGCTCGTCATTCGCGGCTACCTGGAGGACTCCTACGACGGTCCGGCGGGGAACGTGCCCACGGCGTTCCAGCATCTTGGCTACGACCGGATCGGGCCGGTCCCGGTGTCGACCGTGCTGATGCTCGGACTCGCGGTCCTGGCCTGGTGGTTCTTGACGCGGACACGTCCCGGCTACCACGTCTACGCAGTGGGGGGAGGCGAGGAGGTCGCCCGGTTCTCGGGCATCCGCACCGAACGGATCGTGGTGCTGGCGCACGTGTTGTGTTCGGTGGCCGCCGGACTGGCCGGGTTGTTCCTCGCCAGCAGGCTCGGGGCGGGAGCCCCGTGGGTGGGCACGGACGGGGGATACGACCTGGAGTCCATCGCGGCGGTGGTGTTGGGTGGCACGATCCTCGCCGGAGGTCGGGGTGGTGTGGCCGGCACGATCGGCGGCGTCCTCATCCTCGCGACCCTCGACACGATCTTCGACGAGTTGGGTGTCGATTCGTTCTTCAAGGACGTGGTCCGTGGAGTCGTACTGATCGCGGCCGTCGCGTTGTACGCCCGGAGCAGGAGGGCCGGGCGATGACCGAGACCGCCACGAGACGACCACGCCGGCCGCTGCTTCCGACACTCGGGGACGGCACCGGCCCCGTGCTGGCCGTACTCGCGGTCGTGTTGGTGGCTTTGGCGTTCGTCGGCCCCGCCTACAGCGAACCGGCGGGGTATCTGGCCCTGCTCAAACGTGCGGCGCCGTTGATGATCCTCGCCCTCGGCCAGTACTTCGTCATCGTCAGCGGTGGATTCGATCTGTCGGTGGGTTCGTTGGTCACGGCGGAGGTCGTGATAGCGGCGCGGTTACTCGACGGGGACGAGGCGGCGACGGCGTGGGTCATCCCGCTGTTGCTGGTCCTCGGGGCGCTGGTGGGGCTCGTCAACGGGCTGGTCACCACACGGCTGTTGGTGCCGTCGTTCATCGTCACGCTCGGCATGTTGCTCGTGCTCGACGGCGCGGTGTTCCTGTGGACCGGCGGTGCGCCCCAGGGAGCGTTGTCGGAGGCGTTCCGTGTCGTGGGCCGGGAGGGCTTCGAGATGCCGC
It encodes the following:
- a CDS encoding sugar ABC transporter ATP-binding protein, whose translation is MAVTRLTAQEPIVRMRGITKRFLGNTVLQGVDLDLYAGEVHALVGENGAGKSTLMRILAGVHTADEGRVELDGRPVSFSAPRQAQAAGISIVHQELNLLGDRTVAENVFLGSEPVRYGRVDRRRMESDTVALLEELGVVGISPRTLVRRLSVAQRQVVEIAKALSSDVRVLAMDEPTAALADNEVELLYRLVRRLCDHGIAVLYVSHRLVEVFALSHRITVLKDGMLVISRPSGGLTGDELVRHMVGRSFEALFPPRAKDSELGATRLRLSGCGNEKLRDIDLEVRAGEIVGLAGLQGAGRSAIARAVGGSEPFTVGTVEVDGAPVRLRSPRAAVRAGIAYVTEDRKGEGLALRQSVRDNALLVRRAAFGGRSRGWSRGISKLLEAMTVVARSPDQEVRFLSGGNQQKVVLAKWLAVEPKVLVVDEPTRGVDVGAKQAVYELLRGLARSGVAIVMISSELPELIGMSDRVLVLHDGRIAGELPAGPTEEAVMRLATGHVTPKEAA
- a CDS encoding ABC transporter permease encodes the protein MTETATRRPRRPLLPTLGDGTGPVLAVLAVVLVALAFVGPAYSEPAGYLALLKRAAPLMILALGQYFVIVSGGFDLSVGSLVTAEVVIAARLLDGDEAATAWVIPLLLVLGALVGLVNGLVTTRLLVPSFIVTLGMLLVLDGAVFLWTGGAPQGALSEAFRVVGREGFEMPLLGQVPWSVLLLAVLVVAAVVFLRGGTGRLLVAVGDNETAVRLGGGGVEGLRTLAFVLSGISAAIAAILLGGFAGVSAQVGDGLEFQVITAVVLGGVVLGGGRGSVVAAVAGALTLEALFSLLNLLGVSGGLESAVQGVIIIAAVAYAAVGRSKFRTRRTA
- a CDS encoding ABC transporter permease, yielding MSGVVANPSSDRTLWTNRLANPVVGVYGALLLVVIVGSVLVSLRGGVLLDQGGISNILVRSTALGLVAIGQTMVILAGKLDLSVAYLVGLSSLIAAETMAGDPAMIGPAVALTIVCAAGVGLVNGLVVTRLKVNAFIATLGTGLVIRGYLEDSYDGPAGNVPTAFQHLGYDRIGPVPVSTVLMLGLAVLAWWFLTRTRPGYHVYAVGGGEEVARFSGIRTERIVVLAHVLCSVAAGLAGLFLASRLGAGAPWVGTDGGYDLESIAAVVLGGTILAGGRGGVAGTIGGVLILATLDTIFDELGVDSFFKDVVRGVVLIAAVALYARSRRAGR